A section of the Nerophis ophidion isolate RoL-2023_Sa linkage group LG16, RoL_Noph_v1.0, whole genome shotgun sequence genome encodes:
- the LOC133570064 gene encoding retinol dehydrogenase 10-B-like, translating to MIIIVDLVLMLIDLTYAILAAVVQTFLRPRLKSIDGEVCLITGAGGALGRLFAVEFAKEGAQLVLWDCNTAANERTAQLAGEHGVRVHAYTVDLSCRESIYHTAERVRAEVGDVSMLVNNAGVVAGRRLLDCPDELLERTLLVNCHALFWMTKAFLPQMKAKNHGHITTVASALGLFSTACVEDYCASKFGAVGFHESLTHELLAEELDGIKTTLVCPYIVDTGMFAGCEIRKELRSLIPPLEPLYTVQQSMTAILAEQQMICIPRLMYIPFITRALLPWDANVATYRFMGGDKCMLPFIKNTEQRQSNGYIKSF from the exons ATGATCATCATCGTGGACTTGGTGCTGATGCTCATCGACCTGACCTACGCTATCCTGGCCGCGGTGGTGCAGACTTTCCTCCGGCCGAGGCTGAAGAGCATCGACGGGGAAGTGTGCCTCATCACCGGGGCAGGAGGTGCCCTTGGCCGCCTGTTCGCGGTGGAGTTCGCCAAAGAGGGCGCGCAGCTGGTGCTGTGGGACTGCAACACGGCCGCCAACGAGCGCACCGCCCAACTGGCCGGGGAGCACGGAGTCCGGGTGCACGCCTACACCGTGGACCTGTCGTGCCGGGAGAGCATCTACCACACTGCGGAGCGAGTCAGGGCGGAAGTGGGCGACGTGTCCATGCTGGTGAACAACGCGGGGGTGGTGGCCGGAAGGAGGCTGCTGGACTGCCCCGACGAGCTTCTGGAGCGCACACTGCTCGTCAATTGTCACGCTTTGTTTTGG ATGACAAAGGCCTTCCTACCTCAGATGAAAGCAAAGAACCATGGTCACATCACAACTGTAGCCAGCGCTCTTGGCCTCTTCAGCACTGCATGTGTGGAG GATTACTGTGCCAGTAAATTTGGTGCGGTTGGTTTCCACGAGTCCTTGACGCACGAGTTGCTTGCAGAGGAGCTGGACGGAATTAAAACCACTCTGGTCTGCCCGTATATTGTGGACACAGGGATGTTTGCAGGCTGTGAGATAAG GAAGGAGCTTCGCAGTCTAATTCCACCGTTGGAGCCTTTGTACACAGTTCAGCAGTCAATGACAGCTATCTTGGCAGAACAGCAAATGATCTGCATCCCTCGCCTTATGTACATCCCATTTATTACTAGAGC TTTGCTGCCATGGGATGCGAATGTTGCCACGTATCGCTTTATGGGCGGAGACAAATGTATGCTGCCCTTCATCAAGAACACTGAACAAAGACAATCTAATGGCTATATCAAATCCTTCTGA